In the Streptomyces fradiae ATCC 10745 = DSM 40063 genome, CCCGTCGAGGCGCTCGATGACCTCCGGCGGGTAGCCGCGCGAGCCGGTGATGCGCAGCCGCCCCGACTCCGCCGTCGACAGGACCAGGCCCTGGGCGCCGAACGCGGGCATGATCTGGTCCGCGATCAGGTCCACGACGTCCCTGACACCGACCGTCTCGGTGAGGGCGGCGGCCAGGTGCAGCAGCTGGTAGAGCTGACCGAGGCGGGCGGGTGCGAGGGACGCGGGGTGGCCGGACGCCGCTCCGTCCGCCACGGCCGCGTCGGCGGCGGTCGGGAAGCCGGGGGCGGGGGCGGCCGATGCGGACGTGGGAGCGGCGTCCGGGGCCGTGTCCGGCACGCCCGGCGGGGCGGCGGGGGCGTCCGGGGCGTTCTGCGCGGGGGCCCCGGTATGCCGGCCGGCGGCGACCGGGGTGATCTGCACGCTGACCCCGCTCGCGTCGGGGTGGAGCCGGAACTCCAGCCAGCGGTCGGGCGGGAGGCAGGCGGTGAACACCACCGGGCGGCGGCTGACGACGGCCGCGCGGTAGCGGTCCTCGTACACCGGGTCGCCCAGCCACGGCAGCGACTGCCAGGGGAAGGTGCCCAGCAGGGTCCGCGGGTCCGCGCCGAGCAGGGCGGCGCCCCGCGCGGTGACGAAGGTGACGCGGCCCTGGAGGTCCAGGGCGCAGCACCCCTCCGGCAGCCGTTCGGCGAAGTCGGCGGCGGCCATGAGGTACTCCGGGCCCGCCGGGCGCCGGATGTCCTCGGCGCCCAGGACGCGGGGCGTCCGCGGTGCGGTCGGGGGCCGCCCGGCGTCCGCCGCCTCGTCCAGCAGCCGGGCCAACCGGCGGCTCGACGAGGCCAGGTTGGACCGTTCGCGGCGGGTCGTGCGGGGCGGGTGGCTGCCGGGCCAGATGAGCAGCAGGACGCCCCAGAGCCGGTCGCCCTCCACCGGGAGGGCCGCCAGCGCGAGCTGGTACGGGAGCGAGACCGCCGAGCGGGGGTAGCGGCGGGTCAACTCGGCGTGGTCGCCGATCCAGACCATGCCCCGCTCCCGCGCCGCGTCGGCCACCGGTGCCGGGGAGGCCAGCGCCACCCTCGCCCACGGGGCGGCGAGGTCGGCCGGCACCCCGCCGACGGTGACCATCTGGAGCACCTCGCGCTCCGGGACGAGCAGGTAGAACGCGGCCACGGAGGCGCCGGTGCGGCGCATCGTCTCGGCGACGGCCGCGTCGAGGCCGCCCGAGTCCCGGGGCGGGTCCGCCCCGCTCACGGCCGGCTCCCCGGGCGCGTGGGAGGCCGTCCGCCCGGTGGGGGCCTGCGCGCGCCCACGCCCGTCCGCACCTCGCCCATACCGGGACGTTACGCCGGTCCGCGGGCGGACGCACGCGGGGTGGGCGGCCTCGTGCGCGGGGCTCCACCCGGTCGCCGCGCGCGGTCGGCGCTCCCCGGCCGGCGCGGCGGGGTGCGGAGGGACCGCGCGCTCCGGTCCTCGTCCCGGTCGCGAAGGCGCGGAGGGCCGACCCGAGGACTCGGAGCGGCGGGGACGAGGCGGTGAGAGGGCGCGGCCGGGTGGTGAGACGGGGAGCGGGTGGTGAGACGGGGGAGGCGCGGTGGTGAGACGGGGAGCGGGTGGCCGGGTGGTGAGCCGGGATGACCGGGGGGAGGCGGACGGTTCGCGCGCGGGGCCGGGGGAACACGGAGGCGGATCGGACCGGCGCGGCCGGCGCCCCCTCGCCGCTCCCCCGCGACGCGGGGCGCCCTGCCGCCGGGTCCTGCTCCCCTCACGGAAGGATTCCTGATGTCCCGGCAGTCGACGGCGGCGGACAGCCGTCCGGTGATCGGTTCGTACACCTCCTACGAGGGCGCGCAGCGTGCGGTGGACTTCCTGTCCGACAACGGCTTCCCCGTGGAGCGCACGGCGATCATCGGGTGCGACCTGCGGATGGTGGAGACGGTGCTCGGCCGGATGACGCGCGGGCGGGCCGCCCTCGCGGGTGCGGCGACGGGCGCGTGGTTCGGCCTGCTCGTGGCCCTG is a window encoding:
- a CDS encoding SpoIIE family protein phosphatase, producing the protein MSGADPPRDSGGLDAAVAETMRRTGASVAAFYLLVPEREVLQMVTVGGVPADLAAPWARVALASPAPVADAARERGMVWIGDHAELTRRYPRSAVSLPYQLALAALPVEGDRLWGVLLLIWPGSHPPRTTRRERSNLASSSRRLARLLDEAADAGRPPTAPRTPRVLGAEDIRRPAGPEYLMAAADFAERLPEGCCALDLQGRVTFVTARGAALLGADPRTLLGTFPWQSLPWLGDPVYEDRYRAAVVSRRPVVFTACLPPDRWLEFRLHPDASGVSVQITPVAAGRHTGAPAQNAPDAPAAPPGVPDTAPDAAPTSASAAPAPGFPTAADAAVADGAASGHPASLAPARLGQLYQLLHLAAALTETVGVRDVVDLIADQIMPAFGAQGLVLSTAESGRLRITGSRGYPPEVIERLDGLPLDTRFTPAGQALASGVPSFFGHPDEMARIYPEAPRVSGKQAWAFLPLIVSAHPVGICVLTYDRPHDFPAEERAVLTSLAGLIAQALDRARLYDAKHQLAHGLQQALLPHRLPATEGLRVAARYLPATRGMDIGGDFYDVVRIDAGTVAAVIGDVQGHNVAAAALMGQVRTAVHTHATAGAAPEEVLARTNRLLADLEPGLFTTCLYARIDLERGRARLVSAGHPPPLLRRPDGSALRVGVPPGPALGIDEGAAYPVTEIDLPPGAVLVLYTDGLVERAGTDIEEAIDQLTGSLATWSAEDPERLLELLIGHAGPAERRTDDIALLLVQRTPGTAGADRRP
- a CDS encoding general stress protein, which encodes MSRQSTAADSRPVIGSYTSYEGAQRAVDFLSDNGFPVERTAIIGCDLRMVETVLGRMTRGRAALAGAATGAWFGLLVALLLSVFTTGPHHVLALVLSGLVYGALFGAVFGFGGHAVTGGRRDFTSRSRIEAARYDVVADAECARRAEELLVKQVWRES